The window GGGGGCCTGGATCCCAGCTGGTCGTGTCCCCCGGGGTCCACGGCTCAGAAGCAGGAATAACTAGGCTGAACCTGGACTGTGCCAGGGGCAGGAcaccgggggctgcgggggggccagACCTACACTCTCTGCAGGACggcctccagctgccagcccaccAGGGGTTGCTCCTGTTTACGGGGCCCGTCCagccctggggtgctgggctcccAGCCTCGCTCGGGGGCTGCTCCACAGCGACTCTCGTAACAAAGAGTTGCCCTGTCAgtgctgctgcccccttcccacatgctgggcagccctgggcaCTGTGGGGCTGGGACACTGCTCCTGGCATGGCTgttctgaggaagctcatagtaggaaggtgatatggaatgggggggttcagctgttgtgacctgcactggatgtgccatgtttgtctttcttccacaggacagaagcaaatttgtgtgtacaaagtgcaagctggtctccatattggaagagaagattgaaggtctggagcaacagataacgaccctgcgttgcatatgagaaactgaggattttctggacaaaagtcaggatatgcttctacgggcacaaagctctaaagatttagagcaggttgcacagcggagccaagagacCAGTGAAGAAgattggcaacatgtgacctccagaagaagaagggggaatgtccgggttccagcaacgcggacacaggtaactaaccgctttcatgttctctccacaggtaccattgcagagagtggaccagatgatatgtctggggggagaaagcagaaggagactccactggttggaaggcatgagatgcactgtcctgagatggggggttccacgaccatactcccaagagaaggaggcgggtggtggtggtcggggactctctcctccgggggactgagtcatctatctgctgccctgactgggaaaaccgagaagtctgctgcttgccagcggctaagattcgcgatgtgacggagagactgccgagactcatcaagccctcggatcgctaccccttcctgcttctccacgtgggaaccaatgatactgccaagaatgaccttgagcggatcactgcggactacgtggctctgggaagaaggataaaggagtttgaggcacaagtgatgttctcgtccatcctccccatgaaaggaaaaggccagggcagggaccgtcgaatcgtggaagtcaacgaatggctacgcaggtggtgtcggagagaaggctttggattctttgaccatgggatggtgttccatgaaggaggagtgctgggcagagacgggctccatcttacgaagagaggaaagagcatctttgccagccggctggctaacctagtgaggcaggctttaaactaggttcaccgggggaagcagaccaaagccctgaggtaagtgggaaagcgggataccgggaggaagtacaggcaggaatgtctgtgaggggagggctcctgcctcatactgagaatgaggggcgatcagcaggttatctcaagtgcttatatacgaatgcacaaagccttggaaacaagcagggagaactggaggtcctgctgatgtcaaggaattatgacgtgattgggataacagagacttggtgggataactcacatgactggagtactgtcatggatggttataaactgttcaggaaggacaggcagggcagaaaaggtgggggagtagcactgtatgtaagggagcagtatgactgctcagagctccagtacgaaactgcagaaaaacctgagtgtctctggattaagtttagaagtgtgagcaacaagagtgatgtagtggtgggagtctgctatagaccaccggaccagggggatgaggtggatgaggctttcttccggcaactcgcagaagctactagatcgcacgccctggttctcatgggtgactttaattttcctgatatctgctgggatagcaatacagcagtgcatagacaatccaggaagtttttggaaagcgtaggggacaatttcctggtgcaagtgctagacgagccaactggggaggagcttttcttgacctgctgctcacaaactgggaagaattagtgggggaagcaaaagtggatgggaatctgggaggcagtgaccatgagttggttgagttcaggatcctgacacagggaagaaaggtaagcagcaggatacagaccctggacttcaggaaagcagactttgactccctcagggaacggatgggtaggatcccctgggggacaaacatgaagggaaaaggagtccaggagagctggctgtatttcaaggaatccctgttgaggttacagggacaaaccatcccgatgagtcgaaagaatagtaaatatggcaggcgaccagcttggcttaatggtgaaatcctagcggatcttaaacataaaaaagaagcttacaagaagtggagggttggacatatgaccagggaagagtataaaaatattgctcgggcatgtaggaatgaaatcaggagggccaaatcgcacctggagctgcagctagcgagagatgtcaagagtaacaagaagggtttcttcaggtatgttggcaacaagaagaaagccaaggaaagtgtgggccccttactgaatgagggaggcaaactagtgacagaggatgtggaaaaagctaatgtactcaatgctttttttgcctctgtcttcactaacaaggtcagctcccagactgctgcgctgggcatcacaacatggggagtagatggccagccctctgtggagaaagaggtggttcgggactatttagaaaagctgcacatgcacaagtccatggagccggacgagttgcatccaagagtgctaaaggaattggcggctgtgattgcagagccattggccattatctttgaaaactcgtggcgatcgagggaagtcccagatgactggaaaaaggctaatgtagtgccaatctttaaaaaagggaaggaggatcctgggaactacaggccagtcagcctcacctcagtccccggaaaaatcgtggagcaggtcctcaaagaatcaatcctgaagcacttacatgagaggaaagtgatcaggaacagtcaggatggattcaccaagggaaggtcatgcctgactaatctaatcgccttctatgacgagataactggttctgtggatgaagggaaagcagtggatgtattgtttcttgactttagcaaagcttttgacacggtctcccacagtattcttgtcagcaagttaaagaagtacgggctggatgaatgcactataaggtgggtagaaagttggctagattgtcgggctcaatgggtagtgatcaatggctccatgtctagttggcagccagtgtcaagtggagtgccccaggggtcagtcctggggccggttttgttcaatatcttcataaatgatctggaggatggtgtggtttgcactctcagcaaatttgcggatgatactaaactgggaggagtggtagatacgctggagggcagggataggatacagagagacctagacaaattggaggattgggccaaaagaaatctgatgaggttcaataaggataagtgcagggtcctgcacttaggacggaagaacccaatgcacagctacagactagggaccgaatggctaggcagcagttctgcggaaaaggacctaggggtttcagtggatatgagtcagcagtgtgcccttgttgccaagaaggccaattgcattttgggatgtataagtaggggcatagtgagcagatcgagggacgtgatcgttcccctctattctacacgggtgaggcctcatctggactactgtgtccagttttgggccccacactacaagaaggatgtggataaattggaaagagtccagcgaagggcaacaaaaatgattaggggtctggaacacaagacttatgaggagaggctgagggaactgggattgtttaccctgcagaagagaagaatgaggggggatttgatagctgctttcaactacctgagaggtggttccagagaggatggttctagactattctcagtggtagaaaaggagaggacaaggagtaatggtctcaagttgcagtgggggaggtttaggttggatattaagaaaaactttttcactaggagggtggtgaaacactggaatgcgttacctagggaggtggtagaatctccttccttagaagtttttaaggtcaggcttgacaaagccctggctgggatgatttaattggggatcggtcctgctttgagcagggggttggactagatgacctcctgaggtcccttccaaccctgatattctatgattctatgattctatgttccctCCTCCTAGGCCCCTCCTGCCAGTCTCCagccgcagccccagctcccatcagcaggtgcaaaccccagctcccctccccttccttcagcTCAGTGCTGCCAGGCCTGCCTGTGTGTGACCCATGCGGAACCAGCACCCCCTTGGTTCCTCTCCACCTCCTGCCTCTGGATTGGGAGGCAGCACAGCCTAGTGGGCAGAGTACTTGACTGCACCCATGGGATCTGTTCCACGCTCTGCCACTAACTGGCCCTGTGAGTTTTGGTAAAACCCTTTtcccctccttgtgcctcagtttcccctcccatcctttgtctaattagactgtgagctctttagggcagggactgtctgtctcatgttctgtgtgtatagcaCCTAGCCCAAGGGGGCCTCTTAGTGCTAATGTGACAGACCATAACCACACCCTCGCAgctcgcccagcccagcccagcggcagggtggtggtggttatgGTTTAACAGGAGATGAAATGATTCCCAGCGCTTCAACTTTTCATGTGCTAGAAGCTGGTTTATTTTCACTGCTCAGTAGCTCCCAAGCAAAGCAAACACTAAGCCGCAGGGGCGCTGGGTTAAAGGCAAATTGCACTTGAATTAAAAACCCCTTTGTGGGACTCTGTGACCCACCCGACGGGTACTTCCCAGGCACCTGCTGTGTGAAGATCCAAACACTTTGCCCCCCTCGGTGAGAGAGGCTCGCGGGAATGGATTGTCGGGGCGAAAGGGTCGAGGGCTGAAAGCTTTGAGAGCCAGACCCTGCAGGGGCCAGACAGAGCTGAGTGTCAGGGCTCGGGGACACTTGGGTTCCCTTTGTGGGGGGGTTAAATAGCGACCGATTTCTCGGGGATTCCAGATAAAATCTTTGCTGCAGATctcaggggggctgggggcagaggcggaTTTGACTCTGGAATTGATAATTGCTCAGGCGTTTCACACGGGAATGGAGGCGAAGTTTCCTGAGCTGCCCAGGGATTGGCAGGGCCATCGCCACAGAGCTTGGCTGaggcttggccccacccccctggaCGCTGTAAGACCCTGGGCCTGGCTGTGTGTGGATCTGAGCTAAACTGACATGCCCGTTGCGGGTGGGAGCGAGGGGCTAGGCCTGGCATCTGCCAAAGGAAGCagcctgggggaggcaggtggcTCCCAGGCGCCATTAGAAATCTGAgccccccggggggcgggggcagcagagCCCAGGGAAGATGGGAGCGTAACCCCAACTCTCAGAGCCCTGCTCTCCGGACCctaggaggcagcaggtgggcgaGAAGCGGgaggctgccccctgctggggggcagaggtgctGCTCGAGCAGGCAGAAGCTGTGGGCGGGGTCAGCGATGGGCACAGGGGCTGCCCCGAGGCTGCAGGGACTCAGGCTTCAAACTCAGGCCACTGGCTTATGGTCTCGTAGAGGGCGTCCCCAGGGCATTCGGTTAACTTCATGTCGCGATGCCCCTTCAGGGTGTAGCTTTCACTCAGGAAGCCCCCGGAGACagcactttggatcaggctcttggcAACGGTCAGGGTGGTGATGTCAGGGGCTGTTTCTGCAGGACACCAGCAGCCCCCTGTTAATTTCACACAcgcccctggcccctctctgCTGCTCAGGGGATGTCAATGTGGCCTGAGTAAATAAACACTGTCTAGCCACGTTCTTGATTGGCCATGTCagtgtctcccctgccccccaccattgTGTTTGGTAATGCGTCTCCCCGCCTCCACGCACACATTTGCTTCGCcacgctcccccgccccctctctttcctgaccctgtgccccagcccagtgccccaccgTGGTGGAACCAAGAGCAGCTGTGAACTTCCTAGTTCCCCTGGGGGCCTAGCAGGGAAATCTGTACAGACGGGAACCATGTACTGGAGAAGCTGCCCAGGAAGCTGATTCCCAGTGACTTATTGTTCCAGTTCTTGGCATGGGCCCCCATGGTGCTCCAACCTCTGCCCTCGTAGACTCTGTCATCTTCGCCGATGAGGAAGCAGCAGGCAGAGCGCAGTGTGAGACCTGCACAGGCATGTCGgccgcaccctcccctccccatcgcTCTCGGCAGCTCCCCCAGGGTCGTCGCTGGCCCGGCCCGGGTTTGAACCTGGGACCATCAGAGCTAGAAGCTCAATCCTCTGCCATGGAGCTAAAGACCCACTGAGGAAAAGGACTGGAATGGAGGGGCCCTAACCAGTATTGCACTGTTTGGCCATTAGCTGGCGCTGTGTGTAACCCCCCTTATGGAAGGCACCAAGGGCCCCACCTGGACATAGCTGGGGGTCGAGTGAGGGCTGTAGCGGGCCCAGATGTGGGGCAGGAGAACAGCACTGGGAGCCGCTGCTCTGCAGGAAATTCCCAGCTGGGTTTCCATCTCCCGACATCACcatctcaaaacatttcatggagCAAAATCTCTGGCCAGGTTTTCGTTGCTGGGTGTCAGGCCGGCTGCAGGGAAACGTGTCAATAACGCCGGCATGGGGCGGTGTCACAGAGGCCTTtgctggcccccaccccaccccattgccaccgctccagccccacacacaaATGCTGTAGGAGTGTAACTGTCCCAGGCTAGTTAACACATTACAGCCCCGGTGGGGGGACAATCCTCGGTGCTTACGGTGACAGCACTGCCGAGAACACATGTTAAACCAATCAGCGAACCACCCGCCTGCTAATGGGCTTACCAGGGATCCCTCCCCTGACTCCAGCCAGGGCTCCGGCCAGGGTGCAGCCCTTCAAACCCACCCACGGGCTTTTCAGTGCTTCCAAGCTCAGCACGGCTTCTGCTGTGAACATGACCCCTGGGAATCGGTGAATGCCGCAGGCCGGTCCCTCGATCTGGGAACAGGTCATTCGCAGCCAGTGTCTCGCTCCCCAGGGCATCATTTCgaaaggctgggggcagaggtgggaatttgcATCCCCGCCTTGGCTGGTCGGTCTTTTTACAAGTGTCCTGTGATGGTCCTGACCCTTCCCAGGGTTTGCTGGAGTCACGTCTCCCCCAGAGGCATCACGTCCCATCCCCCCAGACTCCAGACCCATCTGCAtttgtaatacaatgaactccgGAAATACCCACACTTCGTCCAACCAGCTTTGTGCACGGTCTGGGAGGAAACTGCTGTCTGTGGCCCATCTCCCCCTACAGAAATGGGTGGAACCAAGTGCTGTCTGGCACTCTTGGAGAACCCATTGACTTAGTACCTGGACAGGTTTCTCCTCTGCCTGGCATTTCTGCTATGGCCTGTCACAATGTCACGTTTTGACATTGCATTTAAGAAGCATTCTGCCATCACCCCAGCACCCGGCCTTCACAAACCCGCCCGGTCGGCTGGCAGCCTCCTACCCCAGTTCTCTCTAGAGCCCCTGAGCCGATCTCTCCCACGCCCCTCCTTACTCGGGGTGCCCCCAAACCTTTTCCTTCCAGCACGCAGTTCATTTTCTTAACTTCCGACACGGCTCAGCTGCATTATTAACGATGAGGCTTATCCTGCTCCATCACATCCTCCGGGTCCTCCTCGCACTCAGCCGGCTTCCCCGGTGCTCCCAGTGTCACCGCAGCCAATTGCTCCTGTGCTGGCCGATGAGCACTTCCACCATCCTCCGCCCGTTTCTGACAACCCCACGTCTGCACCGtctcctcagctccttcccctcgccCGCCTTCCCCTTTCCTTGCGGCACTCGCCAGCCGCCCGTTGACTTCCCCATTCTGCGACTTCCCTTTCTGAGCATTTTCTGTCACTTCCTTAAGCTTCTGATTAAAAGCCTCGTGCGCCTGATGCTGAGCTGCCGCCCCGGGTCACGCTTTCCCCTCCACTCTCTGGTGAGCCTCAGAGACAAGCAGCGCACATGTGTGATCCCACGGGCTGGCCGGCCGCCGTGCGGCCCCAGATCCTCCATGCATAACAGCACATTTCTTTACAAACAATCCAAGCCCTCCTTTACTATTTCGGCCATTCTTTGCCCTCGTTTTACTCTTGATGGAGTTAACGTTTTGCTGGATCTAGTCTTACATCTCTTCTTCaaacttttcccctcccctgtagGCCCCTAGACTGTCCCAGCCAGAGTTTCCACACACGGCTAGGTCTTTACTCCCGACACAGAGGTTGTTACCCTGCCCGGTCCTGTTCCAGCCAGTAAACTTGGGTTGGAGGATCCCCCAGGGAAGCAGATTTATTACCAATTCAGCTTCGATCTTACTTCCTACTTAAAGAGACCTCAAGGACCCAAGCCCCAGCCAGTATTTATTAGTTATTAGTACAGCGCTCAAACAGAAAGGCAGATCCATTACCACGTCTGCTGAACCAAATTTTGCAGCCGTTGATGTAAACGACAGACTGATCCCTGTGATGTCTTTTGCCACGGCTTGCATACAGCCTTGCattgggaaagaggaagagataaGCTGGAACTAAGTTACCTATAAGTAGTCCAAGCTGTATGCAAGCCGTGGCAAAAGACATCACGGGGATCACTCTGTCGCCTGCAAAATTTGTGTCTGGTAAATATCATAGACTTCCCAGCACACAATCACACATCTGCTGCTTAAGCAT is drawn from Eretmochelys imbricata isolate rEreImb1 chromosome 23, rEreImb1.hap1, whole genome shotgun sequence and contains these coding sequences:
- the LOC144278994 gene encoding peptidoglycan-recognition protein SB1-like, giving the protein MNCVLEGKAFRNDALGSETLAANDLFPDRGTGLRHSPIPRGHVHSRSRAELGSTEKPVGGFEGLHPGRSPGWSQGRDPCFLIGEDDRVYEGRGWSTMGAHAKNWNNKSLGISFLGSFSKTAPDITTLTVAKSLIQSAVSGGFLSESYTLKGHRDMKLTECPGDALYETISQWPEFEA